The proteins below come from a single Poecilia reticulata strain Guanapo linkage group LG5, Guppy_female_1.0+MT, whole genome shotgun sequence genomic window:
- the LOC103465269 gene encoding uncharacterized protein LOC103465269, with protein MAEAGPASWGQITAQRRTATQKVPVVRVCLSSPFPSFLVCFPLVSFISTCPWNHHFSRHPADVTHAPPLRSVLVQPGHTPAAGLEGVDLRYKQQLHSVSPPECLPTTILPPSSSCFPETSCPRIRVSLSPRCGSPPSCVISRRCRCSRSDATPCVCVRDLPSSIPPRDFPFGTLRARRPTPELPGGPPGRIRLQAVPDIRAKHRSSTDTRLALRFAPNTSTPIEEPVRRFGFATSSLILQ; from the exons GTCCCAGTTGTCAGGGTCTGTTTGTCCTCCCCTTTTcctagtttcttagtttgttttcctttagttagttttatttccacctgTCCCTGGAACCACCACTTCTCAAGACATCCAGCAGATGTCACCCATGCTCCACCCCTGAGAAGTGTCCTGGTTCAACCcggacacacacctgcagctggtTTAGAGGGCGTGGACCTGCGATATAAGCAGCAGCTACACTCCGTCTCAccgcctgagtgtttgcctACCACG ATTCTCCCGCCGTCTTCTAGTTGTTTCCCGGAAACCAGCTGCCCCCGCATTCGTGTAAGTCTGTCTCCCCGCTGTGGATCACCTCCCTCCTGTGTGATTTCCCGACGCTGCCGGTGTTCCCGGTCAGACGCcactccctgtgtgtgtgtgcgtgatcTCCCCTCGTCGATCCCTCCCCGGGATTTCCCCTTCGGGACGCTACGGGCCAGGAGGCCCACGCCCGAACTTCCCGGAGGACCGCCTGGACGGATCAGGCTCCAGGCCGTGCCCGACATCAGAGCTAAGCATCGCTCGTCAACGGACACTCGGCTCGCGCTCCGCTTCGCCCCTAATACCTCCACGCCAA TAGAAGAACCGGTCCGCCGATTCGGCTTCGCCACCAGCTCCCTGATCCTTcaataa